Genomic segment of Planctomycetia bacterium:
CGAACATCTGCGCGACCCGCTCGCCGTGGCCGATGCCGATTTCGAGTCGTCGGAGTTGGTCGTCGCGGTGAAGGAAGCGGAACATCGGCCGCTGATGGAGCGCCGATTCCCAGCCCATTTGCCCCGGGTCGAATTCTGGCATGTCGACGATCTCGATTACGCCGAACCTGCCACCGCCCTGCCTCACCTCGACGTGCTGCTGACATCGCTGATCGCCCGGCTCAAAAACAAGTCCGACGTCGCTTAAACGGACGCTCGTCTTAGATAGGAACCCCTCATGCGCTATGCCGTTCCCCTGTTGCTTGCCTTCGTGTTCACCATCGTGTTTACATCTGCGGCGCAGGCCGAAGATTGGTCGGCTTGGCGCGGGCCGGATCGTTCGGGCATCAGCAAAGAACAGGGCCTGCTCGCAAGTTGGCCGGCTGCCGGTCCGAAGCTCGCTTGGAAAACTAC
This window contains:
- a CDS encoding low molecular weight phosphatase family protein, with amino-acid sequence MNQVLFLCTGNYYRSRYAEIMFNVLAQREGLPHRAFSRGLAPSPLNVGPMSPHTIAALTRLGIEHAEHLRDPLAVADADFESSELVVAVKEAEHRPLMERRFPAHLPRVEFWHVDDLDYAEPATALPHLDVLLTSLIARLKNKSDVA